AGCCGCGAGGCCGTCCGCGAGGAGCAGCGCCAAGCGAAGGAGGCGAACGTGGTAGCGGAACATCAAGGTTGGCTGTAGCGACTGTCGCTGCCGAACAGCTTCTTCGACAGGTCCGCGACCTTGTCCATGTGGAGCTGCAGCGTCCAAACGCCGCCGGTCGAGGAGGTGGGCGGGTGGAACGCAATGGGATACGTCAGCACGGTGCGGTTGATCGCCTCCGTCTTGACTGCGCGCGCGAGGGCAATGAACTCGTCGAACCGGTCAGTGGGCAAGTTCGTCCGGACGGTGTCGCCCGCCGCCTTGATGATGTCGGGCAACTTCGTAATCATGTCCGGCGACGTCAACTTGCTGCGAAGGGCAACAAGCAACTGCTGCTGGCGAGCGGCGCGCGTGAAGTCCGAGTCGCCGATGCCCTGGCGCGACCGCGCGTAGGCGAGCGCGGTGCGGCCGTT
The nucleotide sequence above comes from Armatimonadota bacterium. Encoded proteins:
- a CDS encoding LCP family protein, with translation VGVPIHYFAAIDLQGFRRMVDAVGGVTVDNPKAINDPRYDWLDGTSGFYLDAGPVTLNGRTALAYARSRQGIGDSDFTRAARQQQLLVALRSKLTSPDMITKLPDIIKAAGDTVRTNLPTDRFDEFIALARAVKTEAINRTVLTYPIAFHPPTSSTGGVWTLQLHMDKVADLSKKLFGSDSRYSQP